A stretch of DNA from Synechococcus sp. JA-3-3Ab:
GGGTTGGCATGTGAGAGCGATTGAAATAGCTCCAGACCATGTCCACCTGTTTCTTGAGATTAAGCCTACCGACCCAATTCATCTTGTGGTAAAAGCATTCAAAGGTAGAGCTTCCAAATATTTAAGGCAGAAGTTTCCTAACCTGCGAAAACTACCTAGCCTTTGGAGCAGAAGTTATTTTTTCTGTACTGCGGGGAATGCTAGCGCTGAGGTAATTCAAAACTATATCAATGACCCACATCATTGGTAAGCGACTAAAGTCGCTCTCGGGCTTTTCCGCCCCGCGCTAAAGTGCGAGGCTACCAAGCTATCCCTCTGTGTAGGCTTAGCCAAAAGCCCAGCTTCGGGATCCAGAGCCCCAACTGGCCGGACAACGGCCATCTTCGGCTAGACTGTTCCAAAGTTGTCGCGCAAGCAGCGGGTCTTTTGTTGCCTGGCGCGAAGGCGAGTTGCCGGGGTTAAAAAAGCTGACATGAGAAC
This window harbors:
- the tnpA gene encoding IS200/IS605-like element ISSoc6 family transposase → MREGSQRYNHYNHAVGLAVVRLVFCPKRRKKVLVGEVRNRLFELWQELSSEKGWHVRAIEIAPDHVHLFLEIKPTDPIHLVVKAFKGRASKYLRQKFPNLRKLPSLWSRSYFFCTAGNASAEVIQNYINDPHHW